In Haliaeetus albicilla chromosome 26, bHalAlb1.1, whole genome shotgun sequence, the sequence GTCAACAAGCACATCTTGTTCACTAAAATCCCAtggtggttttctttctgcattttaaacGACAAGTTTTCCACTTTTCTTAGTTAATTGggccctttaaaaaaaaaaaaaagaggcggGGAGGATTCtagtttgtttgggtttgtttttttttttaattggaagtgAGCTGCTTAGGACTCTTGACAATAGACTTTCTGAGAGGACAAAACAAGTTTGTAGACTGCTTAGACTGGGCAAGCTATATGTGTGAAAATGGGTTTCAGAGAGAAGGGTGCGTGTATGCAGGtagcttttgctgcttcttaATGTTGAACTACAACAAGCAAAAGTAATGTTTTCACCTCAGCAAATGCAAATCACACAAATGCTAAGTCTGTTGGCTGgtcacttgaaaaaaatgggCTGCAAGAAGTTGGCTTGGACAGATGTGTTGCTCTTCAAATCTTACTTGCTATcaatttcctgtgtttcatcTCCATGATACACATTTCATAGCTTTGTTAATGTGGTACTCCTAATTCTGTCTTAGTATCTGCACTGCTGGGAGAAGAAGATGAGGAAGCACTGCATTATTTGACCAGAGTTGAGGTGACAGAATTTGAAGACATCAAATCAGGTTACAGAATAGATTTTGTAAGTACTTTAATTCCTTCACTTgtgatttttctggttttttttaaatgtgatcaCGTACTGGGTTGTATTTTGTAACTTATTCTCTTCAGTTATCCACTTAGTACCATGTTTGACTTGGCATGTGTCTTTACATTATGTGGATTCTAACTCTTTGCTTTCAACTCTGCAGTATTTTGATGAGAATCcatactttgaaaataaagttctCTCCAAAGAGTTTCACCTCAATGAAAGTGGAGATCCATCTTCAAAATCAACTGAGATCAAATGGAAATCTGGGAAGGTATGTATTTGTGCATCTGGGAAAGATGATTGCTGCTCTATGTGATACCATCACTTTCATGATgttccttttactttttttaattgaagctGCTTTGTCCTCCCTTCCCCACTCAACCTGCTTTCCACTTCTCTACATACATAGCTCGTGCCTATCTTGCAGGGTTCTGTAGTGAATTCTCTTGCTCAGTTGAGTACCACCATTAAACCAGTGAAAATACAAGTATGACTAGATGGAGGGAGTAACAAGTGCATTAGCTTGTCTGTCTCTATAGTGGATCTAGactctgttttgttgttttcttaagATAACTGTTAAATTAGGAATTCTGAGGACagcagggttttggggggtctgATAGGGGTGTGTGATTTATCCCCCCCCCAACTTCATTTCCAGACACCACATCTTTGGAGAAGTTGCAGCCACACAATAATGTGGGCATGTCTTTCATCCAGACAGTATTCAAACGTAATTAATTTGCTGTAGTTAGTTTCTGTAAAAGTTGGGAGCACTTTCATGTTATCCTGAAGATTTTGAAATTAGTATTTAAAAGTAGAACTGAGGGTTGCAGTTAAgttgctgcttgttttcttaCCCTCAGACTgagaagaaatcttttttcattGAGAACTAGAACTTTTCCTCTTGTACAAGAAGTTACAGTCCAGTGCAAACTAGCTGAATGATCTTTACAACATAACACAAAATCACCGTGAATTCTGTTATTAGTCTTCATTAAAGCGTCTAAACCTATAAATGTTGTGATTCTatcaagaaaacaaatgctagAAGTTTGGAGTTACCATATGATCAAAGAAAGAATGGATTTAAATAGCGGATagtaatttccttttcagaCTTGGCAAAAAGATTGTTGCAAACTTATTAAACTTCTGGGGTAAGGTGGTAGATACAGGACTTGTGTATGTTCTTGTGACCATATGTTTTAGcggtttgtgtggttttttccaCTTACTACAAAGAATGGTCTGAAGACTTCAAAGTGGGAAATCTTAGGATAAGAACGCTAGGCAGTTCTTTATCTGAAGAGCTTAGAGGTGTGGAGACTGAATATTTCTTAAATTGTGTGTATGTAGTAGTTGTAGTGTTTAGCTGCAATTGCAGCTATTCTCAGAGTAGCATTTAGCCATTGTGAAATCTTTTAAGTTCAGTATGTCATTAAACATTTGTCACACTTGTGCTTCCCTGTGATagggaaacaaataaaatgcaacatcctgtgaattttcagtatttcagtggaggtcattaaaataaacaggtGGTTTTACTGTTTTCTCATGTTTGTGAGAAACACAGTATCTTTTTTGTGAGTCATTTGGGTTCCAAATGTTTCTTAAAGACTTCTCCCTGACAGAGGGTGTAGTAAGTGACTTCTTGTGGTTGTTTAGACAAGTATGTTTCTAAAtgatgcttatttaaaaaaaaaaaaaaaaaagggccatGTAAAGACCACTTCTTTAGGGAACTTCCTAACTTTCTTTTCAGGATCTGACAAAACGTTCAAGCCAGACACAGAACAAAGCCAGTAGGAAGAGGCAGCATGAAGAGCCAGAAAGCTTCTTTACCTGGTTCACTGACCACTCTGATGCAGGAGCTGATGAACTAGGAGAAGTCATCAAGGATGACATCTGGCCAAATCCATTACAGTACTACTTGGTAAGTATAGCGCTGAGTTGTTGATCCATACCCATAATAGCACTGTGAAGGTGAAAGTGAATTTGATCACTGTAGTTAATGTTGCATATGTGTCTTTAAGGTTCCTGATATGGATGAtgaagaaggggagggagaggaggatgatgatgatgatgaagaggaagaaggattGGAGGATATTGATGAAGAAGGAGATGAAGATGAGGGggaggaagatgaagatgacgatgagggagaggaaggagaggtgaGTAATCTTACTCCTTACATCTTCCATCTCTGGTATATGAGAATCAAAAGAAATTTCTAAGAGGGATCTTAAAAGAATACTGAGCCATTGTTACAATGGTAAAATAGTTCTTTTCTGTACAGTCACTGACAAGGTGTTTGGAGGGGAGAAGCAGAACTGTTACTACCTTAACTTGTGGAGTGGTTTCACTGTAGTAATACGTATGTTTGTGTATATGAGAGACAGTGCAAATGAGTAGTTTTAGTAAATTTGTGAGGGAGGTGCTCTAGAAGAACTAGGATATTAGCATAAGAAAATTCTTATTAGCGAGCATTCTAGCAAGGCTTTACTTGTAAATAGCTTTTGTTGATGCATCCAGTTCTGTAATCCTCCCACCTGTTGGGTTATTTCTGCTTATGGCCAGCTTAGCTAAGACTCTCTCTTGGGTTCAGGAAGTAGAAATTTCCTTTAGTAGCAAGTGGGATTCCAGTGACAGCATTCAGGGTGTTGGTAACAAAGTTTAGAATGTCTTTGTTTCTTGTAATTGGGCGTGGTGTGTCTgaatttcagcagcaaaaaacTACTTGTATTGAGATAGGAGGGCTGTTGTGGGCACCAGAGTACTGGGCTCTATTATATAACCTAGAATTTAGCATCTGAAAGTTGAAGCATTTTGCTCTTCAGAGtttaaaaagaggggaaaaaaagatgaccCCTTCACTTCCTAAACATTAAACTTATGTCAAGGTTTGTAGTGATTCTAAGTCACGGTAGTTTTTCAAACctgatgtttttttcattggGACATCCAGTTATTAACTGATTTCTGTGTAGACAGGTACTCATGGCAAGTGTTACTAC encodes:
- the SET gene encoding protein SET, giving the protein MSAPAAKVSKKELNSNHDGADETSEKEQQEAIEHIDEVQNEIDRLNEQASEEILKVEQKYNKLRQPFFQKRSELIAKIPNFWVTTFVNHPQVSALLGEEDEEALHYLTRVEVTEFEDIKSGYRIDFYFDENPYFENKVLSKEFHLNESGDPSSKSTEIKWKSGKDLTKRSSQTQNKASRKRQHEEPESFFTWFTDHSDAGADELGEVIKDDIWPNPLQYYLVPDMDDEEGEGEEDDDDDEEEEGLEDIDEEGDEDEGEEDEDDDEGEEGEEDEGEDD